A window from Bacteroidales bacterium encodes these proteins:
- a CDS encoding LIC12162 family protein — MKNFVISYQKELWIDSLRDIFIADPCISYLLEKNNELKNYNNIEIAKYSRNSKDDLINDANYVDEKYGKYIQIIARRLNYIHKKKHTVKYWKKALSLGLIRYITACFDIYTIINKNFDSEKHICNILSPKSFYTPYDFEEQRTLFQNSYFGFEQLTSVYMNLFYAGLFKEVKIEYKKSEEHLKFSEEVKKYLIIFYNNSKPKNIYSFVNKLLRDTFKILKSSLRPNRSNLIYTILRQPFLATKTFKRLFLIKKINIENKVKVGILDCFFSWENLINLIKRGDGKIEKIDWEIKSIKKSKKIYFNDRKYISEFEEDFDDFDKFFFSSMFYGLPKFFIENYDKIEKEYNKKADCYPNMNYIVGEGWISNTFTSLFLAIFQERKVKHVNNEHNSFMHFPAGSLINHIIEMSDIYVTLGWEDNLNPKTIKGASLYQFTFNQKCNMEHKILYFSALMVFKIPHISATYGNDQENVLKHINFIKLFFNNLNKETCSQISYRKYPDSYIKHLLSYNKEYLLKEQLRDVKFADENEQSIIQMRKSELIIVDYLSTAYIEALLINEPTIVLFNQDTYYMNDDYKTFFDKLIEGGIFQTNPIDAAKLVEKIKDNPNDWWFSNKVQNARKEFLDANIGKPETMINLLLEFSEK, encoded by the coding sequence ATGAAAAACTTTGTAATTTCATATCAAAAAGAATTATGGATTGATAGCTTAAGAGATATTTTTATTGCGGACCCTTGCATTTCCTATTTATTAGAAAAAAACAACGAATTAAAAAATTACAATAATATTGAAATTGCAAAATATTCAAGGAATTCAAAAGATGATTTAATTAATGATGCCAATTATGTTGATGAAAAATATGGAAAATATATTCAGATAATTGCACGAAGATTAAATTATATTCATAAAAAAAAACACACTGTTAAATACTGGAAAAAAGCTCTTTCTTTAGGTCTTATAAGATATATTACTGCTTGCTTTGATATTTATACTATTATTAATAAAAATTTTGATTCGGAAAAACATATATGTAATATTTTATCACCAAAATCATTTTACACACCTTATGATTTCGAGGAACAAAGAACGCTATTTCAAAATTCATATTTTGGCTTCGAGCAATTAACAAGTGTTTATATGAACCTTTTTTATGCGGGTTTATTTAAAGAGGTTAAAATAGAATATAAAAAGTCAGAAGAGCATTTAAAGTTTTCAGAAGAAGTAAAAAAATATTTAATAATTTTTTATAATAATTCAAAACCAAAAAACATTTATTCGTTTGTTAATAAGTTATTAAGAGATACTTTTAAGATACTAAAGTCATCGTTACGACCGAATAGAAGCAATTTAATATACACAATATTACGACAACCCTTCCTTGCAACAAAAACATTCAAGAGACTTTTCTTAATAAAGAAAATAAATATTGAAAACAAAGTTAAAGTTGGAATTTTAGATTGTTTTTTTTCTTGGGAAAATCTAATTAATTTGATAAAAAGAGGTGACGGTAAAATAGAAAAAATAGATTGGGAAATTAAATCAATTAAAAAGAGCAAAAAAATATATTTTAATGATAGAAAGTATATTTCCGAGTTTGAAGAAGATTTTGATGACTTTGATAAATTCTTTTTTTCTTCAATGTTTTATGGACTTCCTAAGTTTTTCATTGAGAATTATGATAAAATTGAAAAAGAATATAATAAAAAAGCAGATTGTTACCCCAATATGAACTACATTGTGGGCGAGGGATGGATTAGCAATACGTTCACATCTTTATTTCTTGCCATTTTTCAGGAAAGAAAAGTTAAACATGTAAACAATGAGCATAATAGTTTTATGCATTTTCCGGCAGGAAGTTTAATAAATCATATTATTGAAATGTCTGATATATATGTTACTCTTGGTTGGGAAGATAATTTAAATCCAAAAACAATAAAGGGGGCATCATTATATCAATTTACTTTCAATCAGAAATGTAATATGGAGCATAAAATATTATATTTTAGTGCTCTTATGGTATTCAAAATACCTCATATATCTGCTACTTATGGAAATGACCAAGAAAATGTTTTAAAACATATTAATTTCATAAAATTATTTTTTAACAATTTGAATAAAGAAACTTGTTCGCAGATAAGTTATAGAAAATATCCGGATTCTTATATTAAACATCTTTTGAGTTACAATAAGGAATATCTCCTGAAAGAACAACTGAGAGATGTTAAATTTGCTGATGAAAACGAACAATCAATAATTCAAATGAGAAAGTCAGAGCTAATTATTGTTGACTATCTATCTACAGCTTATATTGAAGCATTATTAATAAACGAACCAACAATTGTATTGTTTAATCAAGATACATATTATATGAATGACGATTATAAAACTTTTTTTGATAAATTAATTGAAGGGGGGATATTTCAGACAAATCCAATAGATGCCGCAAAACTTGTTGAAAAAATAAAAGATAATCCAAATGATTGGTGGTTTAGCAATAAAGTACAAAATGCAAGAAAAGAATTTTTAGATGCTAATATAGGCAAACCTGAAACTATGATTAATTTGCTTTTGGAATTTTCAGAAAAATAA
- a CDS encoding SDR family oxidoreductase has product MRNNKKFALITASTKGIGKEIAKALINKDYFVFINYNKDDEFANKLNVEFNDKRDCYRIIKADMSNTDGMEFLYKNIISITKTLDCIILNVGATCKKSFSEITIEEWNKVFNVNLAIPFFLIQKFKQNINNNGRIIFISSVLGSIPHAISIPYSVSKAGINMLAKSLVREFCNKNITVNAIAPGFIDTQWQKDKPHDLRTKIENKIALKRFGTPMEVAAVCMCIIENQYLNGAIIHIDGGYDLI; this is encoded by the coding sequence ATGAGAAACAATAAAAAATTTGCTTTAATTACTGCATCAACAAAAGGCATAGGAAAAGAAATTGCAAAAGCTTTAATAAACAAGGATTATTTTGTATTTATTAATTATAATAAAGATGATGAATTTGCAAATAAATTAAATGTTGAATTTAATGATAAAAGGGACTGTTATAGAATAATAAAAGCTGATATGTCAAATACAGATGGAATGGAGTTTCTTTATAAAAACATTATATCAATAACAAAAACATTAGATTGTATTATTCTGAATGTAGGAGCAACTTGTAAAAAATCTTTTTCTGAAATTACAATAGAAGAATGGAATAAAGTATTTAATGTTAATCTGGCAATACCCTTTTTTTTAATTCAAAAATTCAAACAAAATATAAATAATAATGGGAGAATAATTTTTATTAGTTCAGTTTTAGGTTCTATTCCACATGCAATTTCTATTCCTTATTCAGTATCAAAAGCAGGCATAAATATGCTTGCTAAGTCTTTAGTCAGGGAATTTTGCAATAAAAATATTACTGTAAACGCAATTGCTCCTGGCTTTATAGATACTCAATGGCAAAAAGACAAACCTCATGATTTAAGAACTAAAATTGAAAATAAAATTGCACTAAAAAGATTTGGAACACCTATGGAAGTTGCAGCAGTTTGTATGTGTATAATAGAAAATCAATATTTAAATGGAGCTATTATCCATATTGACGGCGGCTATGATTTAATTTAA
- a CDS encoding DUF2284 domain-containing protein: MNIYKTSFDKIAFEERVKLKCFHCKRYSVNWTCPPKIIGVDYKKILSEYDNLAIIAKSFEYNNLTNLNALRFKSTNELHKEMLEIEKILFGKNEIMAQSFIGGSCKLCKNGCGKEKCNNPEKARIPIEALGINVIKTLENIGIKVVFSSTKHFFRIGLLTW, translated from the coding sequence ATGAATATTTACAAAACATCTTTTGATAAGATTGCATTTGAGGAAAGAGTGAAATTAAAATGTTTTCATTGTAAAAGATATAGTGTAAATTGGACTTGTCCACCTAAAATTATAGGTGTTGATTATAAAAAAATATTATCAGAATATGATAATCTGGCAATAATAGCAAAATCTTTCGAATATAATAATCTGACTAATTTAAACGCATTACGTTTTAAATCAACAAATGAACTTCATAAAGAAATGTTGGAAATAGAAAAAATACTTTTTGGGAAAAATGAAATAATGGCACAATCTTTTATCGGAGGGTCATGCAAACTTTGTAAAAACGGATGTGGAAAAGAAAAATGTAATAACCCCGAAAAAGCAAGAATACCAATAGAAGCATTGGGGATTAACGTCATAAAAACACTTGAAAATATTGGGATTAAGGTTGTGTTTTCTTCAACAAAACATTTTTTTAGAATAGGATTATTAACTTGGTAA
- a CDS encoding phosphocholine cytidylyltransferase family protein → MRYILLAAGKGTRLNPLAKNCPKCMYNLDKNMTVIEFMIGSIKKFDMNAEFVIVTGFMQEKLEKLIKNVIFIYNPFYKITNSIASLWFAKDYIEGDITIINADIIAEKRLIKNIVIKKIEGAKVLIDSSIKQDGDYNVQVKDNNVVVMSKDLKKYFGEYAGITKLDRNSSKKLCIEIEKMINNENYDQWYENALVQMIFEQDFKLEFIDISDFEWTEIDTVDDLLNAKEIYLKES, encoded by the coding sequence ATGAGATATATTTTATTAGCTGCTGGTAAAGGAACAAGATTAAATCCATTAGCAAAAAATTGTCCTAAATGCATGTATAACCTTGATAAAAATATGACTGTCATTGAATTTATGATAGGCAGCATAAAAAAATTCGATATGAATGCTGAATTTGTTATTGTTACTGGGTTTATGCAAGAAAAATTAGAAAAACTTATTAAAAATGTTATTTTTATTTATAATCCTTTTTATAAAATAACTAACAGCATTGCATCTCTTTGGTTTGCTAAGGATTATATTGAGGGAGATATTACAATAATTAATGCAGATATCATTGCAGAAAAAAGATTAATTAAAAATATTGTAATTAAAAAGATTGAAGGAGCAAAAGTTTTAATAGATAGTTCTATTAAACAAGATGGTGATTATAATGTTCAAGTAAAAGATAATAATGTTGTTGTAATGAGTAAAGATTTAAAAAAATATTTTGGAGAATATGCCGGAATTACTAAATTAGATAGAAACTCTTCAAAAAAACTTTGTATTGAAATTGAAAAAATGATTAACAACGAAAATTATGACCAATGGTACGAAAACGCACTTGTACAAATGATATTTGAACAAGACTTTAAACTTGAGTTTATTGACATCTCGGATTTTGAATGGACGGAGATAGATACTGTTGATGATTTGTTAAATGCAAAAGAAATATATTTAAAAGAAAGTTGA
- a CDS encoding glycoside hydrolase family 99-like domain-containing protein → MLKKARLIAFYLPQFHPIPENDKWHGKGFTEWTNVTKAKPLFKGHYQPILPSELGFYDLRVPEIRIAQAELAKEYGIEAFCYWHYWFGNGKRILERPFNEVIESGEPDFPFCLAWANSSWTGIWYGMSDNTLLEQTYPGAEDHKSHFYAMLNAFRDKRYFKVNGKLLFFIYDPLRLPNSKRFMELWQELAKKEGLNGFYFVGATHYNEVLEDYDATTHLDPFESPPLKHNIFDKITLKLFGKDSYNVKRLFKRIPRRVQLYEELANYLEKKQLKENEFPLIAPNWDNTARCKENGSVLHNSTPELFEKMLQNAIGKIEHIKEPDKRIIFVEAWNEWAEGNYLEPDMKFGRGYLEVIKRNIFIK, encoded by the coding sequence ATGCTCAAGAAAGCCCGTTTAATAGCATTTTACCTTCCTCAATTTCATCCAATACCCGAAAATGACAAATGGCATGGGAAAGGATTTACTGAATGGACAAATGTTACAAAAGCAAAACCATTATTTAAAGGACATTATCAACCGATTTTACCTTCAGAGTTAGGTTTTTATGATTTACGTGTGCCCGAAATAAGAATTGCACAGGCAGAATTAGCAAAAGAGTATGGAATAGAAGCATTTTGTTATTGGCATTATTGGTTTGGAAATGGCAAAAGAATTCTTGAACGACCTTTTAACGAAGTAATAGAATCGGGAGAACCTGATTTTCCTTTTTGTTTGGCATGGGCAAATTCCTCGTGGACAGGAATATGGTATGGCATGTCCGACAATACATTGCTCGAACAAACATATCCGGGAGCAGAAGACCACAAATCTCACTTTTATGCAATGTTGAATGCTTTCCGTGATAAAAGATATTTCAAAGTCAATGGTAAACTTTTATTTTTTATTTATGACCCATTGCGGCTTCCAAACTCAAAAAGATTCATGGAATTATGGCAGGAATTAGCAAAGAAAGAAGGGTTGAATGGATTTTATTTTGTTGGCGCCACACATTACAATGAGGTTCTTGAAGATTATGATGCAACAACACATCTCGACCCTTTCGAATCCCCTCCTTTAAAACACAATATTTTTGATAAAATAACTTTAAAGTTATTTGGTAAAGATAGTTACAATGTTAAAAGATTATTTAAAAGAATTCCCCGAAGAGTTCAGCTATATGAAGAATTAGCAAATTATCTTGAAAAAAAACAATTAAAAGAGAATGAATTTCCTCTTATTGCACCAAACTGGGACAATACAGCAAGATGCAAGGAAAATGGTTCAGTATTGCATAATTCAACACCTGAACTTTTTGAAAAAATGCTGCAAAATGCTATAGGAAAAATAGAGCATATAAAAGAACCCGATAAAAGAATTATATTTGTTGAAGCTTGGAATGAGTGGGCTGAAGGAAATTATTTAGAACCTGATATGAAATTCGGCAGAGGTTACCTTGAGGTAATAAAAAGAAATATTTTTATAAAATGA